In Alphaproteobacteria bacterium, the sequence CCCCTGGTTTTATACCGTCAAGTGCAAAATCCAATTTTAGCAATTAACCAACCTTGGCATTCTTAATTTTCGAATGATTTGCATAATGGCATAAACGACCAAAAGTGGATAAATCCACGAAAGAATAGCCCCCAACCAAGAACAAATCGTCTGGAACCCCAAAAGCGACATTCCAAACGTTGTAACCAACGTCAGTACAATCGATTGTGGACGACTAAGCCGATTCGATGATATGTCATCCGTCAGAAAATCAGCAAACAATGTTGCAACGACGGTTGCTGTTGCCAAACAAGAAACGGCCAATACCATGGCAATAACAGGCGTCGCATAATGCCCAAGGGCATGTTTTGCAATTTCTGCAAGCATCGATTCAGGTGGCACACCATGAAGGTATGGCGCATACTTTGCCCCCAACATTACAAATCCAACGTAAACCACGCTTAGCAACAAAGCCCCAATCAAGCTTGCCGCAATAGCCATTTTAAAAAGCTGCTGACTGTTGATCAGGAAACCATTTTGTTCTGCCTGATAACGCATCCGCAGATAGTCACAAATCGTACAGGCAAAAAAGAAGGCCGCCATCAGATCCATGGTTTGATATCCATAAGAAAACCCCATCAAAAATGCATTTTCAGTGGAGGATTCCAGCGGGATAGGAAGATCATTAAACCACAAACCAATCACGATCAGCAAAATAATGCTGCCAAGCTTAAATGGCGTTAACACCAATCCGATAATGCTGACGATTTTGTTTTTTTTCCAAATCAGCGCGCCAATTAATACGCAAAAGAAAAGACTAAACGCAACATAGGACAAAGACGGCGCCACAACCTGAATACCACCGAACGCAACCGTAATGCATCGTGGAATAATGCCAAATGGCCCCATGAGTGATAGCATCAAAAGAATCAGCGAAAATGAAACGATCTTTCCAAGACTAGAGAAATAAGCCTTTCGATCCCCCTCAAACTGGATCATACCCAGTAATCCCAAAAACGGCACAAAGACGGCCGTGATGATCAAGCCAACAATGGCATACGAATAATGGCCCAAAGTTTTGCTGCCAATAATCAAGGGGAACACCAGATTCCCGGAACCAAAGAACATCGAAAACATGGCGAAACCCGCCGTTAAAACCATTTTAGCTGAAAAATTCTTACTGTGCTGCTGCATTGTGCTCTCTTACTTTTTACTTTTCTTGCTTGATTCCCTAGCGTGCCAAGGGTTTGTATTTA encodes:
- a CDS encoding branched-chain amino acid transport system II carrier protein — protein: MQQHSKNFSAKMVLTAGFAMFSMFFGSGNLVFPLIIGSKTLGHYSYAIVGLIITAVFVPFLGLLGMIQFEGDRKAYFSSLGKIVSFSLILLMLSLMGPFGIIPRCITVAFGGIQVVAPSLSYVAFSLFFCVLIGALIWKKNKIVSIIGLVLTPFKLGSIILLIVIGLWFNDLPIPLESSTENAFLMGFSYGYQTMDLMAAFFFACTICDYLRMRYQAEQNGFLINSQQLFKMAIAASLIGALLLSVVYVGFVMLGAKYAPYLHGVPPESMLAEIAKHALGHYATPVIAMVLAVSCLATATVVATLFADFLTDDISSNRLSRPQSIVLTLVTTFGMSLLGFQTICSWLGAILSWIYPLLVVYAIMQIIRKLRMPRLVNC